One window of Amaranthus tricolor cultivar Red isolate AtriRed21 chromosome 13, ASM2621246v1, whole genome shotgun sequence genomic DNA carries:
- the LOC130797772 gene encoding uncharacterized protein LOC130797772: protein MNYIEETMMEASVDQPAEPTSRSRCTRSHLQEAAVWTVQDMLILVNEVAAVEGECQNALSTHQKWTIVAETCTALGVVRNANQCRRKWQSLLADYHLVKEWTLSSVTDSYWSLGSESRIEAGLPSDFDKDLYKAIEDFTKAPDRTDTDPECDPESADVDMLNAEEPGPKPKKRKRRSVPHKRLIAEWKRPFLESENVKPEDLIVEGMDQILAAKLAENAELINAILAENDDEYINEDFTYLRDDEGFKIEKARRKADKLVACLGDLAKNLEHLCGLVEKG, encoded by the exons ATGAACTACATAGAAGAGACAATGATGGAAGCTAGTGTTGATCAACCAGCAGAACCAACTTCTCGTTCTCGATGCACTAGATCACATTTACAAGAGGCAGCTGTGTGGACTGTACAAGATATGCTCATTCTTGTGAATGAAGTTGCAGCTGTCGAAGGAGAATGCCAAAATGCACTGTCAACTCATCAGAAATGGACCATAGTTGCCGAAACTTGTACGGCACTGGGAGTAGTAAGAAATGCAAACCAGTGCCGCAGAAAGTGGCAGTCTTTGCTTGCTGATTACCATCTTGTCAAGGAGTGGACATTAAGTTCTGTGACTGACTCTTACTGGTCGCTCGGAAGTGAAAGTAGAATAGAGGCTGGCCTTCCTTCGGATTTTGACAAAGACCTATATAAGGCAATTGAGGATTTTACAAAGGCACCAGATAGGACTGATACAGACCCCGAATGTGATCCTGAATCTGCAGATGTTGATATGCTTAATGCTGAGGAGCCTG GTCCAAAACCCAAAAAGCGAAAGCGTCGGTCAGTCCCTCATAAACGGTTGATTGCAGAATGGAAACGACCTTTTTTAGAATCGGAAAATGTGAAACCAGAGGATCTCATTGTTGAAGGCATGGACCAAATCCTAGCTGCAAAACTTGCGGAGAATGCAGAACTGATCAATGCCATCCTTGcagaaaatgatgatgaatataTTAATGAAGACTTCACTTATTTAAGAGACGACGAAGGATTTAAGATCGAAAAGGCGAGACGTAAAGCAGACAAGCTTGTAGCATGCCTTGGAGATCTTGCCAAAAATCTGGAACACCTTTGTGGCCTTGTAGAGAAAGGCTAA
- the LOC130798806 gene encoding pollen receptor-like kinase 4, with product MSKFEIVSSVSDGEILIKFKQSLLNTNALSNWDISIPPCTNKTRNWVGVLCNKGGLFGLQLENMNLKGIIDTHSLGELSSLRTISVMNNSFEGPMPIINKLTRLRSLFLSYNNFSGEIQDNAFEGMEILKKVHLGYNSFSGHVPKSLADRVTLLEVTLENNQFYGQVPNFKSNDLKVVNISNNYFSGQIPPFLSQRNSSSFLGNSGLCGKPLPPCKPNHNTHSMILIIVITVSLLLIMTIIFLVLTKCRTKYGPKQITARDLETLPQEKVKLKQNDLYPKPNNQTKALERPTSYRKSDNGKLCFLRNDRHKFEMQDLLKASAEVLGSGSFGSSYKACIVGGPTFVVKRFRHMNNVGKEEFQEHMKRLGRLRHPNLLPLVAFFHKRDEKLIISDFVENGSLASHLHGRRSPNEAGLRWSKRLKIIKGVARGLAYLYRELPQLGLPHGHLKSSNVLLDENFEPLLSDYALDPLINKDHAEQVMVAYKSPEFTQNNIISKKTDVWCLGILILEILTGKFPANYLKHGRGENDELATWVNSVVKEEWSSEMFDMEMRASRSCKGEMLKLLKVGMWCCEWNVEKRWSLREAVEKIEELKEMDNDNLADFPSYTSARSYSGRSYSSGSSTSYSRIASITEEIA from the exons atgtcGAAATTTGAAATTGTTTCTTCAGTTAGCGATGGCGAAATCTTAATCAAGTTCAAGCAATCTCTATTGAATACAAATGCTCTATCAAATTGGGACATATCCATCCCTCCTTGTACTAACAAAACAAGAAATTGGGTGGGTGTCCTTTGTAATAAGGGTGGGTTGTTTGGCTTACAACTTGAGAATATGAACTTAAAGGGCATTATTGATACCCATTCTCTAGGTGAATTATCAAGTTTAAGGACAATTAGTGTAATGAATAATAGTTTTGAAGGTCCAATGCCAATTATCAACAAGCTTACAAGGCTAAGGTCTTTGTTTTTGTCCTACAATAATTTTTCAGGGGAGATTCAAGATAATGCATTTGAGGGTATGGAAATATTAAAGAAGGTACATTTGGGTTATAATTCATTTAGTGGACATGTCCCTAAATCTTTGGCTGATAGGGTAACATTGTTAGAAGTTACCCTTGAGAATAATCAATTTTATGGACAAGTCCCAAATTTTAAGTCTAATGACTTAAAGGTCGTTAATAtatctaataattattttagtggTCAAATTCCTCCTTTTTTAAGTCAAAGGAATTCTTCTTCATTCCTAG GAAATTCAGGTTTATGTGGAAAGCCATTACCACCATGCAAACCAAACCATAATACACATTCAATGAtactaattatagtaataaCAGTATCATTACTCCTAATCATGACCATAATATTCCTTGTACTAACAAAATGTAGGACTAAATATGGGCCTAAACAAATCACAGCAAGAGACCTTGAAACACTACCACAAGAAAAAGTGAAGTTAAAGCAAAATGATTTATACCCAAAGCCAAACAATCAAACAAAGGCATTAGAAAGGCCAACAAGTTATAGAAAAAGTGATAATGGTAAACTTTGTTTCTTAAGAAATGATAGGCATAAGTTTGAGATGCAAGATTTGCTTAAGGCATCAGCTGAAGTACTTGGAAGTGGGAGTTTTGGGTCTTCATATAAGGCTTGTATTGTGGGTGGGCCCACTTTTGTGGTTAAAAGGTTTAGGCATATGAATAATGTTGGGAAGGAAGAGTTTCAAGAACATATGAAGAGACTTGGAAGGTTGAGGCATCCTAATTTGTTACCTTTGGTGGCTTTTTTTCATAAAAGGGATGAGAAGCTTATTATTTCTGATTTTGTTGAGAATGGTAGTTTGGCTAGTCATCTTCATG GGAGACGTAGTCCAAATGAAGCAGGACTAAGATGGTCTAAGAGGTTAAAAATCATCAAAGGAGTAGCAAGAGGTTTAGCATACCTCTATAGAGAGCTACCCCAATTGGGTTTACCACATGGACACCTAAAATCATCAAATGTTCTCCTAGACGAAAACTTCGAACCATTGTTATCGGACTACGCTCTTGATCCATTGATCAACAAAGACCATGCTGAGCAAGTCATGGTCGCATACAAGTCTCCCGAGTTCACCCAAAACAACATAATCTCGAAAAAAACTGATGTATGGTGTCTCGGAATACTTATACTAGAAATCCTAACGGGAAAGTTCCCAGCAAACTATCTAAAACACGGTAGAGGAGAGAACGATGAGCTCGCTACATGGGTTAACTCGGTGGTTAAAGAAGAATGGTCGAGTGAAATGTTCGATATGGAAATGAGGGCATCAAGGAGTTGTAAAGGAGAAATGTTGAAGTTGTTGAAGGTTGGAATGTGGTGTTGTGAATGGAATGTTGAGAAAAGATGGAGTTTAAGAGAAGCAGTGGAGaagattgaagaattaaaagaaatggatAATGATAATTTAGCTGATTTTCCTTCTTATACAAGTGCAAGATCATATTCAGGAAGGTCTTATTCTTCTGGAAGTTCAACATCTTATTCAAGAATAGCATCAATTACTGAAGAAATTGCTTGA